The Deltaproteobacteria bacterium genome window below encodes:
- a CDS encoding type II toxin-antitoxin system VapC family toxin, whose amino-acid sequence MRRLLDTNICIAYLHRNDPGVVQKFKDSKPGDFLLCSVVKAELICGARRSQRVSENMHRLSAFFANFESLSFDDKAAEFYGVNRALLSKNGTLIGSNDLLIVSVALAHDLTVVTRNTDEFMRVPGLKIEVW is encoded by the coding sequence ATGAGGCGATTGCTAGATACCAATATCTGTATTGCTTATCTGCATCGCAACGATCCGGGCGTTGTACAAAAATTTAAAGATAGTAAGCCTGGGGATTTTTTGCTGTGCAGTGTCGTCAAAGCTGAGCTTATTTGTGGCGCGCGACGTAGCCAACGTGTGAGTGAAAATATGCATCGTTTGAGTGCCTTTTTCGCGAACTTCGAAAGCCTATCCTTTGATGATAAGGCCGCCGAATTTTATGGCGTCAACCGCGCCCTTCTCAGCAAAAACGGAACGCTGATTGGGAGTAATGACTTACTTATTGTTAGTGTCGCGCTGGCGCATGATCTGACCGTCGTCACTCGCAATACGGACGAGTTTATGCGCGTACCTGGCCTTAAAATTGAGGTTTGGTAA
- a CDS encoding CopG family transcriptional regulator has translation MAQLNVYVPDDLEDKIRKEAVRRGQSVSAFVAELVRKEVSVSEWPPGFFELAGSWVGDFPEIEDLPAQERDWGNS, from the coding sequence ATGGCTCAGCTCAACGTTTATGTCCCTGATGACTTAGAGGACAAGATCCGTAAGGAGGCTGTGCGCCGTGGCCAAAGCGTGTCCGCGTTCGTCGCCGAACTCGTCCGCAAGGAGGTGAGTGTGAGCGAATGGCCACCAGGTTTCTTTGAACTAGCTGGAAGCTGGGTCGGCGACTTTCCTGAGATCGAAGATTTGCCGGCACAGGAACGGGATTGGGGTAACTCATGA